One Pararge aegeria chromosome 4, ilParAegt1.1, whole genome shotgun sequence DNA segment encodes these proteins:
- the LOC120623313 gene encoding ATP synthase subunit g, mitochondrial-like, whose translation MATLSTKFTHYFLRFRTMLFHELGEAYIPRLKHRTEVLVGVLKEKSAKSLQSEIARKIRVLKGFYRLEMSPPRIDEMKRLQEDITLVKEFIKNYCYKDLTVRQAWLLFLVCTEIGLCFFLGETIGKMRIVGYKV comes from the exons ATGGCGACTTTATCTACTAAATTCACCCATTATTTCCTAC GTTTCAGAACTATGCTCTTTCATGAATTAGGCGAAGCCTATATACCTAGATTGAAACATAGAACAGAGGTATTGGTTGgagtattaaaagaaaaatctgcTAAGTCCCTGCAGTCGGAGATTGCACGAAAAATTCGTGTTCTAAAAGGTTTTTATAGATTGGAAATGTCCCCCCCAAGAATCGATGAAATGAAG AGACTACAAGAGGATATCACTTTGGTTAAggagtttataaaaaattactgttACAAAGATCTCACTGTGCGGCAAGCTTGGTTACTGTTTCTTGTCTGTACAGAGATTGGTCTATGTTTTTTCCTGGGTGAAACAATTGGAAAAATGCGTATCGTTGGTTATAAAGTTTAG
- the LOC120623502 gene encoding histone H1-I-like: protein MTISLSKVGPAVTKLWYCAKTAIKNTRAKRLVCNPIVDKAEVALDKLKDVAVTLLTKLRDHQLPRELKYLEQEIEKIKCRIHEKNILEACKTVKPAIGTAWQYAKTEMVPPLTVNFFHGPVGRDIENAVSKAGDTVIALIQKQIRQIELEEVRQIKLREAEAKAVAAKIKAEAKRKAEEAKKMEDENFAKEAKAKQQAEAGKKAQATQKVTADAAKKSKTETSSQKVVPKKKAAKRKAPKKNRRGEKKGSSPKSKN, encoded by the exons ATGACAa TTTCTCTGAGTAAAGTTGGACCAGCTGTAACTAAATTATGGTATTgtgcaaaaactgcaataaaaaatacacgAGCAAAGAGATTAGTATGTAATCCAATAGTGGATAAAGCAGAAGTAGCACTAGACAAACTTAAAGACGTGGCGGTTACATTACTAACTAAACTACGTGATCATCAACTTCCCAGGGAACTAAAATATCTAGAACAAgagatagaaaaaattaaatgcagAATCCACGAGAAAA atattttagaagCATGCAAAACTGTGAAGCCAGCTATTGGTACTGCGTGGCAATATGCAAAAACCGAAATGGTTCCACCCTTGACGGTAAACTTCTTTCACGGACCTGTTGGAAGAGACATTGAGAACGCTGTTTCTAAAGCAGGTGATACTGTTATTGCCCTAATACAGAAACAAATACGGCAAATAGAGTTAGAAGAAGTAAGACAAATAAAACTGAGAGAAGCTGAAGCTAAAGCTGTGGCAGCGAAGATTAAAGCTGAAGCAAAAAGAAAGGCCGAAGAAGCTAAAAAAATGGAAGATGAAAATTTTGCTAAAGAAGCAAAAGCTAAACAGCAAGCTGAAGCAGGGAAGAAAGCTCAAGCTACTCAGAAAGTAACAGCTGATGCTGCTAAGAAATCTAAAACTGAAACATCTTCACAAAAAGTTGTACCTAAAAAGAAAGCTGCAAAACGAAAGGCACCAAAGAAAAATAGACGTGGAGAGAAAAAAGGGTCATCTCCAAAGTCCAAGAACTAG